In Tubulanus polymorphus chromosome 8, tnTubPoly1.2, whole genome shotgun sequence, one genomic interval encodes:
- the LOC141909620 gene encoding RAD52 motif-containing protein 1-like isoform X2, translating to MNEVVEIIDFFCPDDPEKAIYITKIIADIEPEVLQSQLFDTFSKYGLVFNVTIHKSKFYTDNSGDAAGGCAFYAFVWFYSSRDARKARATLNNQLVINGRISKIRKLTRKPMQPTATGERNRIPLSLTKCKDLANHYLGFNGWKSEIVNLTNEISSDSSASACCCMKIAVPSQGVETKGFGVFEEKWQYVRDKANAVCKVKKFAQQRAFQNAFVSLLLALFTNGKVYVEIDTSSQECLLTDENPGVMVTDLAVAPDESDSENDEEDDDDLAQQLLMALENSILV from the exons ATGAACGAAGTGGTTGAGATCATCGATTTTTTCTGCCCTGACGATCCGGAAAAAGCTATTTACATCACGAAAATCATCGCCGACATTGAACCAGAAGTATTGCAA AGCCAGCTGTTTGATACATTCTCGAAGTACGGACTCGTATTTAACGTGACAATTCACAAGAGCAAGTTTTATACTGATAATAGCGGTGACGCTGCTGGGGGCTGCGCTTTCTACGCGTTCGTCTGGTTCTACTCGTCACGTGACGCAAGGAAGGCCCGCGCTACGCTCAACAATCAATTAGTTATCAATGGAAGAATTTCCAAG ATAAGAAAGTTGACCAGGAAACCGATGCAGCCGACCGCCACAGGCGAACGCAATCGGATTCCACTGAGTCTGACCAAATGTAAAGACCTGGCCAATCATTACTTAGGTTTCAACGGATGGAAATCGGAAATCGTCAATTTGACGAATGAAATCTCGTCTGATTCAAGCGCGAGTGCGTGCTGCTGTATGAAAATAGCCGTTCCTAGTCAGGGAGTTGAGACTAAGGGTTTTGGAGTATTTGAAGAGAAATGGCAAT ATGTAAGGGACAAAGCCAACGCCGTTTGTAAAGTGAAGAAATTCGCCCAGCAGAGGGCATTTCAGAACGCGTTCGTCAGCTTGTTACTGGCCCTTTTCACGAACGGGAAGGTCTACGTAGAAATCGACACCTCGTCACAGGAATGCTTGCTTACAGATGAAAACCCCGGTGTTATG GTAACCGATCTGGCTGTAGCTCCTGATGAAAGCGACTCTGAGAATGACGAGGAAGATGACGATGATTTGGCCCAGCAGTTATTGATGgcgcttgaaaattctataCTCGTTTAA